Sequence from the Wielerella bovis genome:
ATTATTCAAAAACATCAGATTAGCGCGGTAATTGGTTTTGGCGGATTTGTAACGTTCCCTGGTGGATTGGCGGCGAAAATATTGGGCGTGCCGATTGTGGTGCATGAGCAAAATGCGGTTGCTGGCATGGCAAACAAGCATTTGGCAAAATGGGCGGCGCGTGTGTTGTACGCTTTTCCGAAAGCGTTTTCACAATATCCCGATGGTTTGGTGGGCAATCCTGTACGAGCGGAAATTACAGCTTTACCTACGCCAGAAATGCGTTTTGCTGAACGTTCAGGCAGCCTGAAAATTGTGGTGGTTGGCGGTAGTTTAGGGGCACAAGTGTTGAATCAAATTGTGCCAGCAGCGATGGCGATGCTGCCTGAAAATGAACGTCCACAAATTGTGCATCAATCAGGGCGCGGCAATTTGGAGACTTTGCAGGCTGCGTATCAAAAAATGGGTGTCAATGCGGAATGTGTGGAATTTGTGCATGATATGGTTTCGGTGTACCGCGATGCTGATGTGTTGATTTGTCGTGCTGGTGCACTGACGATTGCGGAATTAACGGCGGCTGGTGTTGGTGCGTTGCTCGTGCCGTTTCCCTATGCGGTGGACGACCATCAAACGGCAAATGCGCGTTATATGGTAGCGGCGGAAGCGGGTTTGTTGTTGCCGCAAAGTCAGTTGAACGCGGATAATTTGGCGCAAATCATTGGTGGTTTAACGCGTGAACAATGTTTGCAATGGGCGAAAAATGCGCGTTCTTTGGCGTTGCCAGATAGCGCGGACGATGTGGCAGAAATTGTGTTGCAAGTGGCAAAATCGTGATAAAAGGCAGCCTGAAAACGAATATTTTGTAGAAATAGGTTTTCAGGCTGCCTACGTTTTTATAAATTAATGTTTTTTATGATATTTAATATAGTCGTTTAAAATAAATACTATGGTATTGTCAGCTTCCTTAATGTATTTGGTGTATGCGGCTGTTGCCTTGTCTGTGTTAATTTGAAATGACTATATTTCCGTAGAACAAAAAATGTTGGATATAAGTATTCTACCAACTCGTTTTTTGAAGATTGAGTATTTTATTTCAGGCAGCCTGAAAACCAGCCAAACAAAGGATAAAATATGAATACGTTCCCTATGCTCGCAACGGTGGATTTAGGTTCAAACAGCTTTCGTTTGCAAATTTGCCATAATCACAACGGACAACCCCAAGTGATTGAAAATATCAAATACATGGTGCGTCTGGCGAGTGGTTTGGATGAAAACAAATATTTGGATGAAGCCAGTCAGCAACGTGCTTTGGAATGTTTGGCGCAATTTGGCGAGCGTTTGCGTGGTTTTGAGACGAAAGATGTGCGCGCGGTGGCAACCAATACTTTTCGTGTTGCCAAAAATATTGGCGAATTTCTGCCGCGTGCTGAAGCTGCTTTGGGTTTTCCGATAGAAGTGGTTGCTGGGCGTGAAGAAGCACGTTTAATTTACACAGGCGTGATGCACACTTATGCCAACAATGGACAAAAATTGCTGGTGGTGGATATTGGTGGCGGTTCAACCGAATTTATTTTGGGCAGTACGCCGATTCCCACGCACACTGAAAGTTTGCCACTAGGTTGTATCACTTACTCGGCGCGTTTTTTTAGTGAAAAAATCACACAAAAAAGTTTTCAGGCTGCCATTAATGCCGCACGAAGTGAAATTCAGCGTATCAGTAAAGAATATAAACATCAAGGCTGGGACGTAGCATTGGGCACATCGGGAACAGCCAAATCCATTGCAGCGGTTATTGGTGCGCAAGATATGGGTGGACGAATCACACTGGCAGCTATGCGAGTGTTGGCAGATAAAATTATTGCGGCAGGTAATGTTAAAAAAGCCAAATTTGAAGGGTTAAAACCTGACCGTGTTGATGTGTTCGTTGGTGGCTTGGCAGTAATGATAGCGGCATTTGAAGAATTGGATATTTCGGGCATGGCGTTTAACGAAGCTGCTTTGCGCGATGGTGTATTCTTTGAAATGATTGGGCGCAATGCGCATGAAGATTTGCGTGAACAAACGGCGGAACAATTCCAAAAACGTTATCATGTTGGTAAAAATCAAGCAGAACGCGTAAGCAAATTGGCACTACAATTCTTGCATGATTTGGCACAAAATGCCACCGTGCAAGAATTAACATACTGGTCAGATTATGTGCGTTGGGCAGCTATGTTGCACGAAATTGGTGTCAGCATCGCGCATACGGCGTATCACAAACACACAGCGTATATTTTGGCAAATGCGGATATGCCGGGATTTTCTCGGCAAGAACAAGAATTGTTGTCGTTGTTGGCTTTGGGGCAGCGTGGAGAAATCAAGAAAATGGCAGATGTGTTGGGCAATGATGTGATGCGCTGGCATGCAGTATTGGCGTTGCGTTTAGCCGTTTTGTTTTACCGTGCGCGTTTACCTATGGATTTGCCGCCTTATACGCTGTTGCAATATTTTGCTGATGAACAGAAATATTCATTGCGGATTGCCAAAGATTGGTTGGATGATGAACACCCATTGATTTCAGCGGCATTAAAAGATGAACGAGAACAATGGGGAAAAATTGGACGCGTGTTTTGGGTAGAAAAAATCTGATTGTATGTTTTCAGGCTGCCTTTATTGTTTTTTTATGATAAATATATGATTATTTGTAATTTAAACAATAAATCGCGTTATAATTCTTGTTTCATTATGGGGAAATACATGAATAAAAATATTTTCAGGCTGCCTACAGTAGCGTTATTGTGCATAATGTTACAAGGTTGTGCTATTGGTGCAGCAGCAGATTTAGCGGCAACAACGGTTTTAACGGCAGGTAAATTAGCGGTTAAAGGGACGGGAGCAGTTATTGGTGCGATGATTCCTGATGGTGATGACGATGATGATAAACGTAAGCAAAGTCGCAGAAAATCAGAGGTGCAAGCAGCAACAACGCATCAACCAGTTGTGCAAACTTTGCCACAATCTCAACCTATTTATCATGAAATGGATTATACGGTAACGCAGCCGCAGTATGAAATACAACAGCTATATTATTGGGATGAAGATTAAAAGTAGACATCAACTATAAAAGGCAGCCTGAAAATGAAATAATCGTTTTCAGGCTGCCTTTTATAGTTGTTTAAAATAAAAATATAGTGAATTCACTATACTATGTTGTGTACACGGTGGTCGCTGTCGCCTTGTCTTATTTCTATTTTACATGACCATAATAATCGTAATTTTTGTAAGGAAAAAAGAGTTTCAGTCAAGCGTTATTTGTGGTATAGTCTGTTAAAATAAGAAAATTAAATGTGTTTTTTAGTTAATTTTTAATTTGAAAGGAAGAAAGTATGAAATTAAATCACTTTGTTGTGTTGGGCTGCGTATCTTTGATATTGGCCGCATGTGGTGGTTCAGGTGGTTCATCGGGTAGCAATCAAACGGCTAGTGCAACATCCGATTCGGCTTCGGGTAGTGTCAAAGTATTGAAAGTAGGTACAGATGCCAGCTTTGCTCCCTTTGAGTCCATGAACGAAAAACAAGAAATTTATGGCTTTGACATTGATTTGTTAAATGAAATGGCAAAAGTTGGTGGTTTCAAATTGGAATTTAAACACACTCCTTGGGACGGTATTTTCGCTTCTTTGAATAATCGTGATGTAGATATTGTGGCTTCTGCGGTTACTATTACTGACGAACGCAAAAACACTATGGATTTTACTGACTCATACTATAAAATCACACAAGTTGTGATGGTTTCACCTAATAAAGATGTGAAAACAGTAGAGGATTTAACCAAATTAACTCGAGTAGGCGTGGTAGCAGGTCAAACTGGTGATTTTGCTGCACAGAAAATTTTTGGTGCAACCAGCAATCAAATTGCTCGATTTGACTCATTACCTTTGTTGATTAAAGAAGTAGAAAACAGCGGTTTAGATGCCGCAATTAGCGACAGTGCGGTGATTGCACATCATATTAAAAATAATGCGGGCAAGGGATTTACTATGGTATCTATCCCTGATTTTGAAGAAGAAAATTATGGTTTTGCAGTGCGTAAAGGTGACACGGAAACTTTAAATTTGCTGAATCAATCCCTGAAAACTGTGCGTGAAAATGGTACTTATGCTGAAATTGAGAAAAAATATTTTGCTCAATAATTAATAGCTTGTTTTGTCACCATTGCTTGTGTATGAAAAGTGTGGTGTAAAAATACCGTTTGAATGTTGATTCAAACGGTATTTTTTATAGTGGATTCAATTTAAATCAGGGCAAGGCAACAGCGACCGCCGTGTACACATAGTA
This genomic interval carries:
- the murG gene encoding undecaprenyldiphospho-muramoylpentapeptide beta-N-acetylglucosaminyltransferase; this translates as MSEQKTFLLMAGGTGGHIFPALAVAQSLQQRGHKVVWLGSVGSMEERLVPQHNIPLELIAMKGVRGKGLLRKLSLPFMLWQSVQAAKDIIQKHQISAVIGFGGFVTFPGGLAAKILGVPIVVHEQNAVAGMANKHLAKWAARVLYAFPKAFSQYPDGLVGNPVRAEITALPTPEMRFAERSGSLKIVVVGGSLGAQVLNQIVPAAMAMLPENERPQIVHQSGRGNLETLQAAYQKMGVNAECVEFVHDMVSVYRDADVLICRAGALTIAELTAAGVGALLVPFPYAVDDHQTANARYMVAAEAGLLLPQSQLNADNLAQIIGGLTREQCLQWAKNARSLALPDSADDVAEIVLQVAKS
- a CDS encoding Ppx/GppA phosphatase family protein, giving the protein MNTFPMLATVDLGSNSFRLQICHNHNGQPQVIENIKYMVRLASGLDENKYLDEASQQRALECLAQFGERLRGFETKDVRAVATNTFRVAKNIGEFLPRAEAALGFPIEVVAGREEARLIYTGVMHTYANNGQKLLVVDIGGGSTEFILGSTPIPTHTESLPLGCITYSARFFSEKITQKSFQAAINAARSEIQRISKEYKHQGWDVALGTSGTAKSIAAVIGAQDMGGRITLAAMRVLADKIIAAGNVKKAKFEGLKPDRVDVFVGGLAVMIAAFEELDISGMAFNEAALRDGVFFEMIGRNAHEDLREQTAEQFQKRYHVGKNQAERVSKLALQFLHDLAQNATVQELTYWSDYVRWAAMLHEIGVSIAHTAYHKHTAYILANADMPGFSRQEQELLSLLALGQRGEIKKMADVLGNDVMRWHAVLALRLAVLFYRARLPMDLPPYTLLQYFADEQKYSLRIAKDWLDDEHPLISAALKDEREQWGKIGRVFWVEKI
- a CDS encoding NF038104 family lipoprotein, translating into MNKNIFRLPTVALLCIMLQGCAIGAAADLAATTVLTAGKLAVKGTGAVIGAMIPDGDDDDDKRKQSRRKSEVQAATTHQPVVQTLPQSQPIYHEMDYTVTQPQYEIQQLYYWDED
- a CDS encoding basic amino acid ABC transporter substrate-binding protein, with protein sequence MKLNHFVVLGCVSLILAACGGSGGSSGSNQTASATSDSASGSVKVLKVGTDASFAPFESMNEKQEIYGFDIDLLNEMAKVGGFKLEFKHTPWDGIFASLNNRDVDIVASAVTITDERKNTMDFTDSYYKITQVVMVSPNKDVKTVEDLTKLTRVGVVAGQTGDFAAQKIFGATSNQIARFDSLPLLIKEVENSGLDAAISDSAVIAHHIKNNAGKGFTMVSIPDFEEENYGFAVRKGDTETLNLLNQSLKTVRENGTYAEIEKKYFAQ